In Kiritimatiellaceae bacterium, the genomic window GCTGGCGACAACCTTCGGCGCGCCGTTCCATGATTATGCCGGTTCCGTGGTGGTACACGCCGTCGGCGGCTGGCTGGCACTCCCGGCGATTATGCTGCTCGGTGCGCGGCTGAAGCGCTACGAAACCAATTCGATCAAAGTCAGCAGTATTCCGTTCCTCGCGCTGGGAAGCTGGACGCTGATCGTCGGCTGGTTCGGCTTTAATGTGATGAGCGCCGGTTCGGTCGAAGCCATTTCCGGTCTGGTGGCAATCAATTCACTGATGGCGATGGTCGGCGGCACGATGGCGGCGATGTTTATTTCCAAGAACGACGCCGGTTTCGTGCATAACGGCGCACTGGCCGGACTGGTGGCGGTCTGCGCCGGTTCGGATATTTATCATCCGGTGAGTGCGCTGGTTGTCGGCGCGATGGCCGGCGCGATTTTTGTTTTCCTGTTCGAAACCGAAACGGTCAAGTGGAAGATCGACGACGTACTCGGCGTCTGGCCGCTGCACGGTGTCTGCGGCGCATGGGGCGGGATCGCCGCCGGTATTTTCGGCCAGAAGGCGCTCGGCGGAGTCGGTGGCGTTTCGTTCTTCTCTCAGCTGATTGTGACACTGGCGGTGATTCTATTCTGTCTGGCCGCCAGCACCATCGTGTACGGTCTGATGAAAATTACCGTCGGCATCCGGCTGAATCCGCACGAAGAACTGATCGGCTCCGATCTCGCGGTACACCGGATTGAAGCACATCCTGAAGACGCGCTCTAAACCTGAAAGGAACTTTTGCCATGAAAATGATTATTGCCATTATCCAGCCTGAAAAACTCGAAGACGTTAAAGCGGCGCTGTTCAACGCTGAGGTGCATAAAATGACCGTCAGCCGCGTGCGCGGCTGCGGCCAGCAGATGGGGTTTACCGAGCACTACCGCGGGCAGGTTCGCTCCGTTAACCTGATCGAAAAGGTGCGGCTGGAAATCGCCGTGAATGACGATTTCGTCGATCTCACCATCAAGACGATTATCAAAGCGGCCAAGAGCGGTAAAATCGGCGACGGCAAAATTTTTGTCATGCCGCTGGAACAGTGCATCCGCATCCGCACCGATGAAACCGGTTCGGAAGCGATTGGTTAAGATGATTTGGAGTGCTCCGGCAAACGAATAGTGCGACGGAGCTTTTTGCCGAAAGTTTGTGAAAAAGCGGCCTCGCGCTCCGCTTGCGTCCGCACTCCAAAGAGAATTTCAACATTCCGTTTGCCCGCGCGGGGCTCGCCGTGCTAGATGTCTTCCGTCGTTTTTAACCGAAAGGAATGTCAATATGGCGCGTGCGTATAATTTCAGTGCGGGGCCGGCAATTCTGCCGACCGAAGTTCTTCTCGAAGCTCAACGGGATCTGCTGGATTTCAAAGGAACCGGCATGTCCATTATGGAGATGAGTCACCGCGGCAAGGAATACACCGCTGTGCACGAAGAGGCTGTCGCCAATCTTAAGACGCTGCTGAACGTTCCGGACAATTACAGCATTCTATTCATGACCGGCGGCGCAACCAGCCAGTTTTCTTTTATTCCGATGAATCTGCTCGGTGCCGGACAGAGCGCCGACTACATCAATGCCGGCTCGTGGGGCGCAGGAGCGGTCAAGGCCGCCAAGAAGCTCGGCAAAGTCAACGTGATTGCCGACACCTCGAAAGAAATTCCGACCCGTATGCCGGCCAACAGCGAACTGAAGTTCACTGATGGCGCCGCATACGTTCACATCACGTCCAACGAAACCATCGCCGGAACGCAGGTTAAGGAATTTCCGAAAACCAAAGCGCCGCTGATCGCCGATATGTCGTCCGACATTCTTTCGCGTCCGATCGACGTTTCGCAGTTCGGCCTCATCTACGCCGGTGCGCAGAAAAACCTTGCTCCGGCGGGTGTGACGCTGGTCATCATCCGTAACGACCTGGCTGAACTTGCACCGAAAGAAACGCTGCCGGAACTGTTTCAGTATCGCGCCTTCATCGAAGAAAACTCGCTCAAGAACACGCCGCCGACGTTCCCGATCTACATCATCATGCTGGTCACCCGCTGGCTGATCGCGCAGGGCGGACTCGAAGGAATGCAGAAGATCAACGACGCCAAAGCGGCCAAGCTCTATGCCGCGATTGACGCTTCAAGCTTCTACAAAGGCACTGCGGTGAAGGAATACCGTTCGCCGATGAACGTCACCTTCCGTCTGCCGACCGAAGAGCTGGAAGAAGCCTTTATCAAAGCGGCGTCCAAGCTGGGAATGACCAGCCTCAAAGGTCACCGTTCCGTCGGCGGCGTTCGCGCCTCGATCTACAATGCTTTCCCGACCGAAGGTGTCGATGCGCTGGTTGCCTTCATGAAGGATTTCGAAGCCAAGAATAGCTAAGCCTGATTCCGGCTCGACCGAAAATCCGCCACCGCGTTCGCGTGGTTGCGGATTTTTTATTTGGAGCATGTAGCAATTTAAGCGACGCATCCAGCGACCCCGCCTTTGCCGGAAGCATCGTGTGGGCCGCCTTCTCCAATAATGAGGCCGTCTTTGGCAAGGCATGTAGTCCCGCCTTCAGGCGGCATGACCTGCTCCGGCTAAAGCCGGTACTACATACCTTGCCATGAAAAAGGGACTCCCGCTGACTTTTTACCGAATATCCAACGTAAATGGCGTGAGCACTAGTTCCGGCTGTACCGGCATTTCAATCGCGAAAAGCTACAGCAGTTTTGACAGGAATGCGGATCTGTAGCGCGGAGACCAGATTGACGCAGGCCACGGCGGCGCCGATCAGAAAAACGTATTGGTAGCCGAATTTCTGCCAGATGCATCCGCACAGGATGGCGGTCGAAATAGAAAATATATGGTCGATGCTGGTCGAGGCCGACAGCGCGGGCATGATGTGATCCGGTGAGAGCGCGATTTTTTTCAGGTACGTGGCGCGGGCCATGCCGACGGACATCAAAAGCTGGTCGGCGATATAGCATCCGCCGGTGACGAGCAGGGCGATGGACGTGGAGAACAGTTTTCCGGCGAAGCCGTAAAGCAAACAGACGCCGATCAGCACCAGCGCTTCACCGGCCAGCACAAACCGTTCGCCTCGGGTGTCGATCAGCCGTCCGAGCATTGGCTGGAGAATGATTCCGAGAATTCCGCCGATGGTCATCAGGATGGCGATGTTCTGCACCGGCTGGGCGAATACTTTAACCAGCACCCACGGCGCGAAGGTGAGGAAGATTTGTTTGCGGGTTCCGTAGAGAATGGAGAGCCAGTAAAACAGCCGGTATTTTTTATGAAGCTTCAGATGCATCGACGGCGGATGCGGGCGGCTGGCTTTCATCCGGTAGAGCATGATCGCTCCGCAGAGAAATCCCGCCGAGGCCGTCAGGAAAGCGTATGAAAAGTTGAGGTGCAGCCAGTGAAATCCGGCGAAGACGAAGAAGGCGCCGCCGATCGCGCAGAAATTACGGATGGCGTTGATTTGGCCGAGCCGCCGTCCGTCCTGTCCTTCGCGGGCCAGCTCCATACCGATGCCGGACTGAAGCGGAATCATCAGGTGCTGGCCGGTGCTGTAAATAAAGAGGCAGGCCAGAGCGATGATCAGCGAATTTGAACTGAAGGCGATCAGTGTCAGTCCGACGGAGCACAGCGCCAGTGCGAAGGCCGCCAGCCGACGATTGCACAGAAAAAAATAGCAGGGCGGAGAAGAACATCACCAGCAGGCCTGGCGTTTCGCGCGGGATTTCAATCAGCGTCCGGGTCAGACTGCTGATGGTGAACGTTTCGTTCAGGAAGTTATTAAAGACGGCTTCCACGATACTGCCGGAAAAGCTGGCGATGGCAATGGCCCCCAGAAATCGGCGGACATCGCCGCTGGTGCTTGCAAAACGCTGTTTCAAACGCCTGATCATAGTGAGTCTCTGCGCTTCGCTTCGAGCGAAGGCTGGTGCACCTGCCGGGAGTCGAACCCAGATCACCGGCTTCGGAGGCCAGTGTTCTATCCATTGAACTACAGGTGCGTTCAAAAAGAGTGTTATCTGTTAGCGGTTAATGCCTGCGGAGAAAAGCCAAAACATTTTAAATCTGTTTTGAAATATAAGCGGCAACCCGCATAATGCGCCCGTTAAACCAAAAGGAGAACGAACCATGGAACTCAGAGGAAGCCAAACCGAGAAGAACCTGATGGCCGCATTCGCCGGCGAATCGCAGGCCCGCAACCGTTACACCTATTACGCCAGCGCAGCCAAAAAGGAAGGCTACGTTCAGATCGCCGATATTTTTGAAGAAACCGCCAATCAGGAAAAAGAACATGCCAAACGTCTGTTTGGACTGATGCAGGGCGGCGAAATTTCGATCGCCGGATGTTTTCCGGCCGGACCTGTTGGAACAACCGTTGACAATCTGCTGGCCGCCGCCGCAGGCGAAGAGCACGAATGGACCGATATGTATCCGTCCTTCGCCAAAATCGCCAAAGAAGAAGGCTTCGTTTTGATCTCCGCTGTGTTCAGCGCCATAGCTGTCGCTGAAAAGCAGCACGATAAGCGCTACCGTGAACTCGCCGCCAACATCAAAGCGGGCAAGGTGTTTGAACGCGGAGAAAAGGTTGTATGGCGCTGCCGCAACTGCGGCTATCTGCATACCGGCAATAAGGCTCCTGTCAAATGCGCCGCCTGCGACCATCCCCAGGCTCACTTTGAACTGCTCGGCGAAAACTGGTAAGCGGGTTTTGTCTGTGTAAATGCGGAGTTTCCAAATATTGGAAGCTCCGCATTCTTTTTTCCGATGTTTGGAAGGCAGGTTATTCGGCGAGATTGCATTTTTCGCAGGCGATCTGGCCGGATCCTTGAGCTTTGCAGAAATAGCCCTTGGTTTTTCCCTGCCAGACTGCGCCGCTGTTCGGGCAGCGTTCGACAAATTCTGCGAAACCGATAAAACGCTCTAACACATGGTCGGGAATCGCGTGTTCCATCTGGCAGGCAAACTCTTCGGCTTCTTCGCGCGGGATATCCAGCACATTGGCGAAAAAGTTCAGAAGCGCCTTGTGTTTTCCGGCAATTTTTTTCGCGGCCCGGTTGCCGGACGGTGTCAGCGTGACGATGTCGTACGGGGTGTAATTAATCAGCTCTTTTTCAGCCAGCTGGCGGAGGGCTCCCGTTACCGAAGCGGCTTTCACATTCAGCCGGTCGGCAATGTCCTTGGGCCGTGCGGCGCCTTTTTCTCCGGCAACGGTCAGGATGGCTTCCAGATAATCTTCAAGGCTGGCGCTGAGTTTTTCCATGCCGCAAAGCCTAGCAGGCTTCCTTCTGTTTCCCAAGAGCCGGAGCGCTGTTTTTTTGGACAGAAACGGATTGACTAAAAGTTAGGCCAAGCTAAATTGTTTCGCTTTGGCAAAATAAGGGGGCGTCGATGACTTGCAGCGGATTGCGTTGGAGAAAGGGTTTGGCTGGGCTGGTGCTGGCGGCGGGGCTGGATGTTCAGGCCGGTGCGCGTAGTTTTGCTTATAACTATGAGACCACAGTGATGCCTAAAGGGGTGTGGGAATATGAGCAGCACCTGAATTGGAAGACTCACAAGCATGATACGGACAGCTCGTTTGACCGGCTGGATATCCGGCACGAGATCGAATACGGGCTGACAGATCGTCTGCAGACAGCGCTATACTTCGACTGGCGCTATCAGGACGGCGAATCAGTTGAGCGGGATCGTGCGCGGTTTCGCGATGTGGCCTGGGAGACAATTTATCAGCTGACCGATCCCGATCAGGAGGCTTTCGGCAGTGCGTTGTACGGGGAAGTTAAGCTGGGCGACGAAATTATCGAAACGGAGGGCAAGCTGCTGTTGCAAAAAAACATCGGTGACTGGGCGCTGGTCTGGAACGGTTCCGTCGCCGCGAAATGGGAAAGCAAAGGCTATGATGAGAAGAAGGGTGAGGTGGGGCAGACCGTTGGCGCCTCATATCGCCTTTGTGATCGTCTCTCTCTTGGCGTAGAGGCTGTGCATGAGCTGGAGATCGGAAATTGGGAGCAGGCCGGTCGTAATGTCGTTTATGCCGGACCATCTCTGTCTGTTCAGGCGTTGGGCGGATATTTCACCGTCAGCCAGCTGGCGCAGGTTTCAGATGTCCAGGACGAAGCGGATTATCAAACCCGTTTAATCGCCGCGTTTCTTTTCTAACGGATTATTGTACCGTTATTTCATGAACCTGACGGGTTTAGTCTTATCTCTGAATTGAGGCGGAATGAAGCAGTTCACTATAGCTCTGGCGGGGAATCCTAATTGCGGGAAGACCACGCTGTTTAACGCGTTGACCAGCTCGCGAGGGCGGGTCGGCAACTGGCCCGGCGTTACCATTGAACACCTCGAAGGCGAATATCAGCATGACGGCGCGGCTGTTCGAGTGGTTGACCTGCCCGGTATCTACTCCTTCTCGGCCGGATCTCCCGACGAAAACGCCGCCCGCAATTATATCCTCAAGGAAAAACCCGATGCGGTCGTGAACATCATCGACGCCCGTAACGTCGAGCGCGGACTTTATTTGACGGCGCAACTTCTGGAGATGCGTGTGCCGCTGATCGTTGTGCTCAACATGATGGATTTGGCAAAGCGACGGAGTATTGAAGTGCAGGTGGATCATCTCGCACGGCACCTTGACTGTCCCGTTCTATCGATGGTCGCCGCCCGCAAGGAAGGGTTGGACATTTTGCAAGCCGCCGTGGCGGAAGCCGCCGCAACGCACTGGGTGAGTGCCACGAATGTGACGTATGACGAGCAGGTTGAAAAGGCGCTGGCCCGGCTGATTCCTGAAGTTACGCCCGCCGCCGAGCGGGTTTCTGTACCGGCCCGCTGGCTCGCCGTCAAACTGCTGGAGCGCGATCCGGTTGCGGAAGAGTTGACGATCGGGGTCTGTGACGAACTGCTGGCGGCGGAAATCGCGAAGGTCGAAAAGCACATCGGCGAAGACATCGAAATTGTCATGGCGGACGGCCGCTACGGTTTTGTCCATGGCCTTGCGCTCGACGTTTCGCGCCGCACCGGCGAGCTGCGGAAAAATCTTTCCGATGCGATTGATCAGATTGTCCTCAGCCGACCGCTCGGCATTCCGCTTTTTCTGGCTGTGATGTATCTGGTATTCACCGTCACCATTACGTTTTCCGCTCCGATCACCGGCTGGATCGGCACCGCTTTCGGTGCGCTGCTGGT contains:
- a CDS encoding ammonium transporter — protein: MWFRKRWSLFLLTVLSVGAAQAAESAPSELAQSSNTLFILIGAVMILAMHGGFAFLEVGSVRRKNQVNALNKIICEWGFSTIVYFLIGYPIARGVSFLVPVEVLTVDHGFAYVKFFLLLGFAACVPAIISGGVAERSKFWTNSLAGGIFVGLVYPLVEGSLWGQFSNTLAGATGWLATTFGAPFHDYAGSVVVHAVGGWLALPAIMLLGARLKRYETNSIKVSSIPFLALGSWTLIVGWFGFNVMSAGSVEAISGLVAINSLMAMVGGTMAAMFISKNDAGFVHNGALAGLVAVCAGSDIYHPVSALVVGAMAGAIFVFLFETETVKWKIDDVLGVWPLHGVCGAWGGIAAGIFGQKALGGVGGVSFFSQLIVTLAVILFCLAASTIVYGLMKITVGIRLNPHEELIGSDLAVHRIEAHPEDAL
- a CDS encoding transcriptional regulator, whose translation is MKMIIAIIQPEKLEDVKAALFNAEVHKMTVSRVRGCGQQMGFTEHYRGQVRSVNLIEKVRLEIAVNDDFVDLTIKTIIKAAKSGKIGDGKIFVMPLEQCIRIRTDETGSEAIG
- the serC gene encoding 3-phosphoserine/phosphohydroxythreonine transaminase — its product is MARAYNFSAGPAILPTEVLLEAQRDLLDFKGTGMSIMEMSHRGKEYTAVHEEAVANLKTLLNVPDNYSILFMTGGATSQFSFIPMNLLGAGQSADYINAGSWGAGAVKAAKKLGKVNVIADTSKEIPTRMPANSELKFTDGAAYVHITSNETIAGTQVKEFPKTKAPLIADMSSDILSRPIDVSQFGLIYAGAQKNLAPAGVTLVIIRNDLAELAPKETLPELFQYRAFIEENSLKNTPPTFPIYIIMLVTRWLIAQGGLEGMQKINDAKAAKLYAAIDASSFYKGTAVKEYRSPMNVTFRLPTEELEEAFIKAASKLGMTSLKGHRSVGGVRASIYNAFPTEGVDALVAFMKDFEAKNS
- a CDS encoding MFS transporter; its protein translation is MCNRRLAAFALALCSVGLTLIAFSSNSLIIALACLFIYSTGQHLMIPLQSGIGMELAREGQDGRRLGQINAIRNFCAIGGAFFVFAGFHWLHLNFSYAFLTASAGFLCGAIMLYRMKASRPHPPSMHLKLHKKYRLFYWLSILYGTRKQIFLTFAPWVLVKVFAQPVQNIAILMTIGGILGIILQPMLGRLIDTRGERFVLAGEALVLIGVCLLYGFAGKLFSTSIALLVTGGCYIADQLLMSVGMARATYLKKIALSPDHIMPALSASTSIDHIFSISTAILCGCIWQKFGYQYVFLIGAAVACVNLVSALQIRIPVKTAVAFRD
- a CDS encoding rubrerythrin family protein → MELRGSQTEKNLMAAFAGESQARNRYTYYASAAKKEGYVQIADIFEETANQEKEHAKRLFGLMQGGEISIAGCFPAGPVGTTVDNLLAAAAGEEHEWTDMYPSFAKIAKEEGFVLISAVFSAIAVAEKQHDKRYRELAANIKAGKVFERGEKVVWRCRNCGYLHTGNKAPVKCAACDHPQAHFELLGENW
- a CDS encoding metal-dependent transcriptional regulator is translated as MEKLSASLEDYLEAILTVAGEKGAARPKDIADRLNVKAASVTGALRQLAEKELINYTPYDIVTLTPSGNRAAKKIAGKHKALLNFFANVLDIPREEAEEFACQMEHAIPDHVLERFIGFAEFVERCPNSGAVWQGKTKGYFCKAQGSGQIACEKCNLAE